One Citrus sinensis cultivar Valencia sweet orange chromosome 5, DVS_A1.0, whole genome shotgun sequence genomic window, CAAGGAGCTAAAAACTAACATTCATAAATGAAAGAAGCAATCACCAGTGTACTAATCCTGGAACCTctattaacaaagcattattaCAGAAGCCAAAAAGTATTTTCAGCTCATACCTTGGATTCTAAGAGAGAGATCTCTGAACGGAGGCGATCATTCTCCCTCTCTAATGActttattcttctttcttcattgTTTAGCTTCTCACTGAGTGACTTTATTTCATCACGTTGACGACTATTAATTTCTTGTTGAGAATGTAAATTACTTTCTAATTCTTCAATGAATTCTTCCTTCTTGGCTAGAGATGATTCAAGCTCCTGCATATGAACTATGTGATAAAGATAGAttgttaattacaaaaaaaatgcaatacGTAGAAAAAGGACAGATTTTCTAGGACCTTGGTAAGAGTTAGATTAGCCCTTTCATCTCCTCCTCCATCATTCTTTGGCTTCTTGAATTCATTAACCACATTTCTTAACTTGTCTCTTTCTTCAGTAACCACAGAGAGCTGCAAGAAACAATCGGCATTTTAAAAGCTGAAGatcaaaatataaactaaaagaAGATTAAGCATGAGGGATTCTCGGTAATTGGAAAATATGAAGCACGTTCTAGTTTGTTCCTTTTTCCTCTAATTTATCCACTTTGAAGCTGATATAATGCTCTTGTTTATACATTCTATCAGACATTTGTCAACTACGATTGTATGTAGTACAAGTTTACTATAAAGGTAATCTAAATGCTTAATATTTATCATCTTGGATTCACATGTTCAAGAAAAAGTGAAGATTATACCTTATGTCCTTGCAACACATTAACTAAACGAAACTAGATAGAAAGACATGGGCACACAGAGTCATTTCAAATGGAAAATGAGAAAACGCAAATTCTGACCGAAAAATAAACAGTAATGAAGCAGGGAGAGAAAGGCCGCactttattttgaatatctaATTTTGGCTATCCAAATTAGAAAAGCAAAAGTTGGAAGGTAAAAAGAGGAGgaagaagttgaaaaacaaacaaaatggaAGGAAATTATGTTCAAAGAatgtaaaaagaataaagaaaataataatcaccATCGACTCAATGCGTTTGACCTCTGATTTTGATACTTCTTCCTTCTCCTTAACTAATGCAGCCTCAGTTTCAGCACTTTGCTTGCCAAGTTGTGCAGCATCCAGAGCCACCTCCATTTGTTTCAATTGCGCATTTGCCTCGCCTAACTTCATCATGCTATCAATTACCTCTCTGCATTCAACCAAAACTTTAAACATTagaaaaaagcataaaaaatgGTGAAGCAGTCTCCAGTTTGTGAAACCAAAATTGTCAAAGTGAAACTATTCTCATACTTTTGTAAAGCTGCAAACTTCACAGGTATATCTTCAGAACATGACACGCCAGGGATGTCTCTTATCAAGAACTTCCAAGATGACAATTCATCTTCCAACTGATTCATACTCTGTTGAACTTCTCGCAATTTTGCTAGTTCTTGTTCTACCCTCTCTCTGCGGCTCTTTTCTTCCAATAATTTCTCCTTCAGTAACTCAGTGTTTTCATAAGACGCTTTCAGTTTTCTTGCTTCTCGAACTTCAGCCTCCTGATTGATGTgaatcaatcaaataaaatgtaatcAGAAATTTAAATCAGCAAAATTGTCTTTTACTCTCGTCTTTgggagaaaaacacaaaatctgtgtgtaattctattttttcttctaaaacaACAGGAACAATATGCAGACTTCATTGTGGATTCTTTCTGTTGCATACGTtgcctctttctttttcaaatgtttCAAAAGCATGCACATGTCTATTTGAAACACACTTCACTTTGATCCTTTTGCCTATGCTCTAGGAGAACCTGAAGAGCTTTTGTGCTTTTCATAACCTTGGATTAAAACTTGATCCTCCCCTGACTTGAAACCGTTTGTAACATGATGGAAAGCCTGCGAAACTCTTCACAGGATGTAAATTGAGCAAGCCTTATAATAAGACGAAAACTCAAATCGTGCCAAATAAATACAAGTTTTTGAGTACTTTAAGCAGGCTTAAGATCAAGCCAAATCAGTACCATAAATACACTCAGCGCAACTCACAGCCCATTTTGACCCCAGTGATCTCTAGAGTGGAAGCAGTAGATGGGTAAGGTATAACCTAtttgaaagaacaaaaatctTCAAGTGGATGTGAGCATATGGTAACTTGAAAATGCATTagtctttttttcccccttttttatattttcttctgatTGTCAACATCCCTAATCTCATCACGAGCATGTGTGCAAGTGCATTCACGTTTATACAGTACAtaaatgaacaagaaaaatCACTGTAGACAGTGGAAGCTTACAAcacagtaaattaaaaattgctatttaaaaaaaaagaatcaaaaagTTAATAGTAAAAAAGCACAATGCATCAGAAACACAAACTTACATAGTTCCTAATCTCTTCCTGCAAATgtttaaccaaaatattacTGTCTGTAGTAGAAAATTCTTGAAATGTGGAACTTGATAACTTCTTCTCCACTTCACTCTTCTGGTTCAAACACTGGAATGAAATGGCATCAATGATTgttggaaaataaataaaccagtTCATTACATGATAAGTCAAATAATATAGAGAACAACCAAACCTATGATATTACAATTTGCAACTATCATTTTTGATATTGACAAGAAGCAGAATGAGTGTGCTGATATCGGAAAACCTAAATTGCCAGCATAAGGTGATGATATAACAATATGaactaaaggaaaaaaattgttaactACGTATCTCAATTGGCATGGAAACACCAGAAAAGAACAAACAACAAAGCAAGACaagacaaaattaaagaaagcctATCAGACATCTGAAGAAAACATACACAAAAGAGGGGAGAGAAAAAAACCTCATTAAGTTGTTCCTTAAGATCTTTCATCTGATTTTTCAACATCTCAGATTCTTTCTCCGCATTTTGTGCTCTGCATTCCATTTTTTCCAGCTACAAGCAATTTCCACAAGTCAACAAAGATATAGATTAATAAACAAGGCTGAATATATTATATCCACAAATGTGAACAAGTTCCACAATAACTCACATCTGCACCTATTCGAGAAATAGAAGACTTGGATTCTCTCTTCAATTGTGTAACCTCATTATTTAGGCGTTTCTTTTCCCTTTCTATGCTATCAGAAAGATGGGTAAGTTTTCCTTCTAAAAGGGATGCTTTTTCTTCAGCAGAAGCTGCAGCAGACTCGGCTTTACGGCGAAGGTTTAATTCATTCCGATGCTTTACCTAAAATCCAAAGTGAAGAAAATTTACTTGGTCTCACATTTAACTTGACTACAGATAGGAAATTGGACAGGTAACAACATTTTTCTccaggaaaaataaaagagatagATCAGTATCAACAAAATTCAACTACAACAGAATATCTTAATGCGATTATAAACCAAGGGCTGACTTGGTAGATATACTTGTAAtgtgaaagaattaaaattaatattttaaatataatagagAGACACAGATCTTTAAGTTATACGACCAGAACATTCAATATTTATGAGTCAAAAGAACAAATCTTCTTCTACAAACCACAAGATTTACCACCTAGAAAGCACCCCATCAAAAATTCTCTTCTTGGACTACTCTTCTCAAAATCTCAGATTAATCCTTCATCTCTAGTTGGCCATTGTCATATAATGATATACGAAAAGTTACAGATgtcagaaaagaaaagactTTAGGCATGTACGGATATCAACAATTTAGCTCATTCATAAAGGATTATCCTTTCTCATCTCACAATTAGTTCTCATGACCAGAAACTGCTTCTACGAGTTGCATCATGGTTAAACAGAAGTTGTGAAATAGCATCAGATGCAAGAACAATGAACGGACTTGAGAATATGCACAATTAGATTAAAAGAACAAACGTAAGCCTATTTATTTTCACATGACCGGGATCACGATAGCTTgcaaaattccaaaataataCTGGAACCgtgaaataaacaataattggGAAGCAAATTCACAGAGAACAAGAGAGCTCCATTTTAAGAACACAAGGAGGTACAGGATCCAGCAGATTAACTGACTTATTTCAGTATAGTTAATCACAAAATGTACCTCAAGTTCACTGCACAACTGTATTTGTTTCTTCAATCGTTCCCGAGAATCATCGACTTCCTTTAAAAGCTGCTCCTGTAGGACCCCTTCCCTTCCTTTGGCAGCAGCAAGTTCTTGTTCTGCGTATAAGAATTGATCCCGAAACTTCTTCCTCTCAGCTTCTGTGAGGTTTCAAACCACATTAGCCTTACTGAATTATGCCAATTCCAAAAAATACATAGACAAGGAAATATTTGCAAACCCACTTCCCCCCACCCCTAACAACACCCCCCCTCCCGCTCCCCCAACACAATGCAACAACCCCAAAACcaggaaagaaaaagacaaaaagaccCCAAAGCTATGCCTATAAAACATCTGTACAACATTCCATAGAGAAATAcagcaagagaaaaaaaaaacaaaaaaacaaaagagactTGAGCtgtgagataaaaaaaaaagaaaaaaagaaacttgagCTGTGATAAGTAAGAGTATGACCATATCAAGTTACTAATCCTAGACTATGAATATACTTTTTACcgtaattttcaaaaactattgACAGTGATCTCATGAAATTTGTTATTTCCTTTCATGAAACTCCTaaagatcattttttttcttcatttatatAGGAATTACATAGACGTAAAACAAATGTTATAGGCATATTGTAAATCCTTTTCAAAGAGAACCTACCCGCTTTGCTGAAGTTTTCATTCAATTCCTCCAATTTAGATTGATAATCACGAACTTGTTTCTCTGCGTTGGTTAAGGCATCAAGAAAATCTGATTTCACCTACAGCAGGTAGATAGAgttatttgaaataataatacagCAAAATATAGAACAAAGGTAAATTTATCAAGCCCACAATGTAAACTAAGCCTGACAACTAGAATCATGAtcatttcccttttttttataagcaTTTCCCTCATCTCTAATTGaaagaaatcattttttttcttttcatttatgtcaaaatactCAACAGAACACTTTGGAGTGCTTTTTGAAGAAGCACTTAATAGATATTTCACTTCGCATTTTTCTCAAAGGCACTAAATTGCTTCTCAATTGAAGCTCTAATTAGACAATCTTATCCCCTCTCGTTCAGTCCTTTTAGCACGTATACAAACAATAACGTTAATCCAAGAGATCTTAAGTCTTAACTAACATGATAACTgagcatttttttaattaaacatttaaccaataaaataaaataaataaaaaaaggttataatagtgatgatgatgagtgAGTACCATCTGACGGCACTGATAAGTGCAGAGTAAATGATCGGATGGTTGATGAGACGACTCCCGTCCCGCCGGCGAAGGATCTTCGTAGATGACGAGTCGGCGGTCGGATCCGCCGGCGGTTGGTGGACACTCGATAATAGGTTCGCCGGCAGCATCTCTTGGCCTCTTCGGCGGTGGCGTTCTCAGAATCATTTTCTCTCTCCGgggtttcaaaaattttgtgattaaaCAATTGTGTCTTGTTTGCGACTAATTTGAAATCAAAGGCGCCAATTGCTTGAAGCAAAGGAACCTATAATCTCTCCTCAAGGGCCAGAGGCCGAGAGCATCATAGATTTATAAATATCCACGTAACTCCcagattaatgataaaaaatttcagattgtCGTTAACCATCGAACGGTGTCGTGGTGTAGTTGGTTATCACGTCAGTCTAACACACTGAAGGTCTCCGGTTCGAGTCCGGGCGACGCCAATTTAGCTCaactattttataattaataaaaatgtttttatttgttggtttaaattctttagaaattattaacacggattttttttttctgaaggtaattaatatcgatgtttagTTTTAGAgtttatatgatttttaataaagcaaAGAGAAACCTATGATTCTTGAACATTAGTAAAAAACAAAGCGActctttttaatcaattttagatttgttcgcagatgatgatgatacaatcaatatttaaaagtgaaaaaaagtactattattaatttaaaacatttaatgaaaaaagagttaaaaaaattggggattaatcaaataatagaaCTATCTTTACTAAGTTTGAATACTTAATTAGAACACTCATtgatgtgtatatatatacactattaattgattttattattaattattcttaattaaagctagcattttcattttgaaagattattgTTTCATTGGTGCTTAAGTAACTTTTGATTTGGCACTCaagttatatttaataagCACTAATGGGAGACAATAAAAACTATTGTAAGTACTTAAACGGCGAGTACGCTTATAGTTGCTTACTTGCGACAATCCTTAAAATAGGTCTCTCTATCCCCAactaagataatttttttttattagcagatacatattttttaagaaaaaatctaTTGAATTAATGGAGCAGGtcgatataaaaataaattcaagtaaACTCGGAGTGTAAATCAAACTCatgtttaaattgaaattgagatataaatacaagttCTTCTACTAAagttctattaaaaaaatataagtatttATGAGTTCAGTATGAAAATTACtatgaattaaattataagaattttttcagTTGAAAATGTATGTTTGTGGACAATAACTTGGAtatcatttgaaaattattagttgaatttgatttagaaGCAAaaccttataaaaaattatattgatttttatgaaataagaCAAGATTAATGGAGGTTGCTCAAATAAGTGAGAGTTTgacaaatgaatatttatagAATCACCATGAATAGAATCAGATCTTATTCTATGGTATTTACAtgagatttctttttcttagtATTAAGTAAGTCACAGAAAAGACTTATTTGAtgtatgatttatattttagagtctaatatatatagattatttgattcttttgaATATGCGTCAAGAAAACtttatgaaaattgaaaaaccatTCGGTTCTttcacttaaaaataaaaaatattttaatattgatagaTATAGGTAAAGTGAACGAAAACCTAAATCTCACACTCTCATCTCTCAAACACGGCGGCAGCACACATTCCCTTACTCTTACACTCTAATAA contains:
- the LOC102619176 gene encoding mitotic spindle checkpoint protein MAD1 encodes the protein MILRTPPPKRPRDAAGEPIIECPPTAGGSDRRLVIYEDPSPAGRESSHQPSDHLLCTYQCRQMVKSDFLDALTNAEKQVRDYQSKLEELNENFSKAEAERKKFRDQFLYAEQELAAAKGREGVLQEQLLKEVDDSRERLKKQIQLCSELEVKHRNELNLRRKAESAAASAEEKASLLEGKLTHLSDSIEREKKRLNNEVTQLKRESKSSISRIGADLEKMECRAQNAEKESEMLKNQMKDLKEQLNECLNQKSEVEKKLSSSTFQEFSTTDSNILVKHLQEEIRNYEAEVREARKLKASYENTELLKEKLLEEKSRRERVEQELAKLREVQQSMNQLEDELSSWKFLIRDIPGVSCSEDIPVKFAALQKEVIDSMMKLGEANAQLKQMEVALDAAQLGKQSAETEAALVKEKEEVSKSEVKRIESMLSVVTEERDKLRNVVNEFKKPKNDGGGDERANLTLTKELESSLAKKEEFIEELESNLHSQQEINSRQRDEIKSLSEKLNNEERRIKSLERENDRLRSEISLLESKLGHGDFSSENTKVLRMVNTLAVDNEAKQTIEALQTELQKTKEKLQAVEELKSQSGDTGKLVDSYISGKITQLKEQIATLEKREERYKTVFADRISVFRRACCELFGYKIVMDEHQRANGIPVTHFTLQSIYAQGDDEKLEFEYESSNTNIMVNDYTSQPEISRQVDIFVRKMNSIPAFTANLTVESFNRRTLS